GTGTAAGGATCCCAGTTTTCCTGTACTTCCTGCTGATGCCTCTCACGTCTTAATGCCTGTATCCACTGTTTTCTTGTTGAaaccttctttctttttttggttcGGCAGCTCATACAAATTTAGTTCTTGGTTCTTTACCCTGTTGTTAGTGCAACCCACCAGACAGCAggttttaggcatttttctgctgtttgttaGTCAAATTGACAATTAACCTTCACATTGTTTTCCCCCTCCATTGTGGGTGGGACTTAAATGCGCTCTGTCTCTGTTAAGGTAATGAAATACGTAAACGCCAGTGGGAGAGGTGGCCTTGTGTTAAGAAAATGTTCTGTTGTTTGTTAAGTATTTCAATGTTTTGGCAACCCTTTTGTGTGTCACAGTAGTAGAGGAATAACTCTCTTAATCAAATGGCTAAGATGGAAAATAAATCCGTTAATTAAAATCCCATTAGTGAGCCCGGTGAGTTTGTGTAGggacaacatgtaaacagcatcTTTTTAAGGACCTATTTGGAACACATTCTGCGGTCAATGCAAAGCCACTGTTATCAACTTATTAAACCACCAAGACTAGCTGTCATTGACGGGTTGGTGATCCCTTACTAACAGTGACAAACATGAATTCTCTGGTCTCTTTGCCTCTGGAAACAGAACATATACTCCAGTGTTTTGACACGGGTGTCAAGACTGAAAGGACTGAGGTAATATTCGCAGCGATGATCTTCCTTTCACTATGACCATgacacactccctctctctctgtcacacgcacacaaacctCACAACCTCTACAAAAAAGGCTGCTTTGCAAGGGTAGGTGTTAAAATAGTATGGTTTACAAAGGAAAGCCATTTTCACAGCTGTGCAGTACAGCCTCCCTATGAGTCCAGAGGTCTTCTGCTTCACCTGCGGGTGGGTCGCTGCCTTCCACAGGTCATAGATATCCTCCACATGACCATGTGAGGTCATCATCTGGTCGTAGATACACTGGTGGTAGGGTGCTTTGCCCTCACCTGAGAAATAGACGTGCTCCTGGGGTGACACACCGACGGCATTGGCACAGATGCCCATGAACACATCGTCTATGTAAAGAGAGGCGTTCAGGGTCAGCGTGGCTTGGTATATTTTGTCAGCTACGTCCCTGGAGACGACATAACCGGCCCCAGCTGTGTAGTCAGGGTACGACAACCACTGGTACATCTCATAGGGCACATAATACTTGCTGTCTTTGCTGCGGACTGGCGGCGCCCCTTTGTGCACTCGACCAACCCAAAAGTCTGCAACGCCTCTGCTGCTCATGTCCTGCAGGTAGCTCACCAGGTTGGGCATGTGGACGAAGATGTCATCGTCAGCGGTCATGAGGAAGCGGGCATGTGCGCAGCGGCTGTGCATCCAGTGGAACTGCAGGATCAGCTTCAGGGTCAGGTTATGGAAGGAGTCTAAAAAGTCTTGTTGGATCAAATCACCATGGAGACGATCCTCGTGGATGAGCTGCTGCTGAAAACCAACACCGCTCTTCTTGCTCCATGAGGGCTCCTCCTTCTTGGTCCGAGGCGCTCCTAAGGCGAACACCACCTTGACTGTCACTCCCAGGGTGTTTTGGATGTAGGTCTCATTACCCCAGGTGGATCGGATGGCGTTTCTCCTCTTAATGTTCTCTGGGGATGTTTtgacaaagaggaggaggaggacgtcCTTGCCGGCGCACTTATCCGGGTGGTCCAGCAGGTAGCTGAAGTTGCTGAAGCTTCTGGCCTGCTCGTGTGTGATGGTAAGGCTCCTGTTAATATAGGTGAAGCTGTTGACCAGGTAGCGGTAGGAGTAGGACTTGACGTGGCTGATGACGCTGTTGTCCAGCTGCTCCCAGCAAACCATCACCACTGACAGCACCAGGCACGTGGTCATCAGCTGCACACACTGGCATTTTCGTATCCGGCGGAAATTTACAAACATCCTGGAATCTTGTCACCCGGTGACCGTGGCCCCTGTCTGGTTGTGGATGGTGGTGAAGCAGCTAGTTGTGCAAGTGTGTGCGAAGGAAGAGGCGAGATGGTTGAGGTTGTGGAGGTCGAGAGTGTTGTTCCAGTGCCTCAGAGTAGCACTTGGTGGGTCTTCCATCCTAGGCTTTCCACATTTAGCAGGGGGGCAAAGGCGGCGGTGGGAGTCACTGGGTCTGCTGGGAAGTGTCCTCCATCGCAGCAGAATCACTAACACAGTCACCCAACAGCTGGTAAGCAAGATTCATCTTTCACCCATGAAGTCGTCCTAAAGTAA
This is a stretch of genomic DNA from Sander vitreus isolate 19-12246 chromosome 12, sanVit1, whole genome shotgun sequence. It encodes these proteins:
- the LOC144527093 gene encoding lactosylceramide 1,3-N-acetyl-beta-D-glucosaminyltransferase A-like, giving the protein MFVNFRRIRKCQCVQLMTTCLVLSVVMVCWEQLDNSVISHVKSYSYRYLVNSFTYINRSLTITHEQARSFSNFSYLLDHPDKCAGKDVLLLLFVKTSPENIKRRNAIRSTWGNETYIQNTLGVTVKVVFALGAPRTKKEEPSWSKKSGVGFQQQLIHEDRLHGDLIQQDFLDSFHNLTLKLILQFHWMHSRCAHARFLMTADDDIFVHMPNLVSYLQDMSSRGVADFWVGRVHKGAPPVRSKDSKYYVPYEMYQWLSYPDYTAGAGYVVSRDVADKIYQATLTLNASLYIDDVFMGICANAVGVSPQEHVYFSGEGKAPYHQCIYDQMMTSHGHVEDIYDLWKAATHPQVKQKTSGLIGRLYCTAVKMAFLCKPYYFNTYPCKAAFFVEVVRFVCV